The following proteins are co-located in the Helicobacter acinonychis genome:
- the gltX gene encoding glutamate--tRNA ligase, which translates to MSLIATRFAPSPTGYLHIGGLRTAIFNYLFARANQGKFFLRIEDTDLSRNSIEAANAIIEAFKWVGLEYDGEILYQSKRFEIYKECIQKLLNEDKAYYCYMSKDELDALREKQKVRKETPRYDNRYRDFKGTPPKGIEPVVRIKIPQNELICFNDGIKGEVRVNTNELDDFIIARSDGTPTYNFVVTIDDALMGITDVIRGDDHLSNTPKQIVLYKALNFKIPNFFHVPMILNEEGQKLSKRHGATNVMDYQEMGYLKEALINFLARLGWSYRDKEIFSMQELLELFDPKDLNSSPSCFSWHKLNWLNAHYLKTQSTQELLKLLKPFNFSDLSHLNPTQLDRLFDALKERSQTLKELALKIDEVLIAPIEYEEKVLKKLDQVLVTPLLEKFKLELNQADFNDENALENAIHKIIEEEKIKVGSFMQPLRLALLGKGGGIGLKEVLFILGKTESIKRIEKFLKN; encoded by the coding sequence ATGAGTTTGATTGCCACTCGATTCGCTCCATCGCCCACTGGCTATCTCCACATAGGGGGCTTAAGAACAGCCATTTTTAATTATCTTTTTGCACGAGCTAATCAAGGGAAATTTTTTTTACGCATTGAAGACACGGATTTGAGTCGCAATTCCATAGAAGCGGCTAACGCCATTATAGAGGCTTTCAAATGGGTAGGGTTAGAATACGATGGAGAAATCCTCTATCAATCCAAACGCTTTGAAATCTATAAAGAATGTATCCAAAAACTCTTAAATGAAGACAAAGCCTATTATTGCTATATGAGTAAAGACGAATTGGACGCTTTGAGAGAAAAGCAAAAGGTTAGGAAAGAAACCCCACGCTATGATAATCGTTATCGTGATTTTAAAGGCACGCCCCCTAAAGGCATAGAGCCTGTTGTGAGGATTAAAATCCCGCAAAACGAATTGATTTGTTTTAATGATGGGATTAAAGGCGAAGTGAGAGTGAATACTAACGAATTGGACGATTTTATCATCGCGCGAAGTGATGGCACGCCCACTTATAATTTTGTGGTTACCATTGATGACGCTCTAATGGGAATTACTGATGTGATTAGAGGCGATGATCACCTTTCTAACACCCCTAAACAAATCGTGCTTTATAAGGCTTTGAATTTTAAAATCCCTAATTTTTTCCATGTGCCAATGATTTTAAATGAAGAAGGGCAAAAATTAAGCAAACGCCATGGGGCCACTAATGTGATGGACTATCAAGAAATGGGCTATCTTAAAGAGGCTTTAATCAATTTTTTAGCGCGTTTAGGGTGGAGCTATAGAGATAAAGAAATTTTTAGCATGCAAGAATTATTGGAGTTGTTTGACCCTAAAGATTTAAATTCTTCGCCTAGTTGCTTTAGCTGGCACAAGCTCAATTGGCTCAACGCCCATTATTTGAAAACCCAAAGCACGCAAGAATTGTTAAAACTTTTAAAACCTTTTAATTTTAGCGATCTCTCGCATTTAAACCCCACTCAATTAGATCGCTTGTTTGACGCTCTCAAAGAAAGATCTCAAACCTTAAAAGAATTAGCCCTTAAAATAGATGAGGTTTTAATCGCCCCTATAGAGTATGAAGAAAAGGTTTTGAAAAAACTTGATCAAGTGCTCGTTACGCCCTTGTTAGAAAAATTTAAACTAGAATTGAATCAAGCTGATTTCAATGATGAAAACGCTTTAGAAAACGCTATACACAAGATCATTGAAGAAGAAAAGATTAAAGTGGGTAGTTTTATGCAGCCCTTAAGATTAGCCCTTTTGGGTAAAGGGGGTGGGATAGGTCTTAAAGAAGTGCTTTTTATTTTAGGCAAAACAGAGAGTATTAAAAGAATAGAAAAGTTTTTGAAAAACTAA
- a CDS encoding outer membrane beta-barrel protein encodes MIKKIACILSLSASLAMASETNGFFMGAGYQQGRYGPYNSKYSNWRYGNDLYGLNFKMGFVGFSNKWFGGRVYGFLDWFNTAGTQNRKTNLLTYGGGGDLIFNIIPLDKFALGLIGGVQLAGNTWMWPYNFRQTKFQFLWNVGARMRLGEHSAFEGGVKFPMINQGSKEVGLIRYYSWYVDYVYTF; translated from the coding sequence ATGATTAAAAAAATTGCTTGCATTTTAAGTTTGAGTGCGAGCCTAGCGATGGCTAGCGAAACGAATGGGTTTTTTATGGGTGCTGGTTATCAGCAAGGTCGTTATGGTCCTTATAACAGCAAATACTCCAATTGGCGCTATGGCAATGACCTTTATGGTTTGAATTTCAAAATGGGTTTTGTAGGTTTTTCTAATAAATGGTTTGGGGGTAGAGTGTATGGCTTTTTGGATTGGTTTAACACTGCAGGGACTCAAAATAGAAAAACCAATCTACTCACCTATGGTGGCGGTGGCGATTTGATTTTCAATATCATCCCTTTAGATAAATTCGCACTAGGTCTTATTGGCGGTGTTCAATTAGCTGGGAACACTTGGATGTGGCCTTATAATTTTAGACAAACTAAATTCCAGTTTTTGTGGAATGTGGGTGCTAGGATGCGTCTAGGAGAACACAGTGCGTTTGAAGGGGGCGTGAAATTCCCCATGATCAATCAAGGTAGCAAGGAAGTGGGGCTTATCCGCTACTATTCTTGGTATGTGGATTATGTCTATACTTTCTAA
- a CDS encoding cation:proton antiporter: MENNTLYIVIVGLWLAVGFGIFLKKLDMPVIIGYICTGTVLAAFFKINDFNLLSEIGEFGIVFLMFMIGIEFNFDKLKSIKQEVLVFGLLQVVLCTLIVFLLGYFVLGLSPIFSLVLGMGISLSSTAIVLKFFEDSKQLNTPMGKSAVGILIFQDIAAIPMLLILTILSSKDSDVSFLILKTLISAGIILIILLLPGKKGANLVLEHAKDTRLPEIFIGTILVIVCSAAGLSHFFGFSMSLGAFIAGMAISKSRYKINVQEEFAQLKNLFLALFFITIGMQINISFFIDKFFAVIFSLILVMSFKTFIIYALLRFFRDAKTAIKNALSLAQIGEFSFVIFLNSGTRQLFDMQGKEGVFGLLHQKHILDATQSDIHQFLILMVVFSMLATPFILKYLEPIAQFILYKNTQANETTKK; this comes from the coding sequence ATGGAAAATAACACACTTTACATTGTGATTGTTGGTCTATGGCTTGCCGTAGGCTTTGGAATCTTTTTGAAAAAATTGGACATGCCTGTCATTATTGGTTACATTTGCACAGGAACGGTTTTAGCGGCTTTTTTTAAAATCAATGATTTTAATTTGCTGTCTGAAATTGGCGAATTTGGTATCGTTTTTTTAATGTTTATGATAGGCATTGAATTCAATTTTGACAAACTCAAATCCATCAAACAAGAAGTGCTCGTTTTTGGGCTTTTGCAGGTCGTTTTATGCACTTTAATCGTTTTTTTATTAGGGTATTTTGTTTTGGGTCTTTCGCCCATTTTTTCCCTTGTTTTAGGCATGGGGATTTCGCTCTCTTCAACCGCGATTGTGTTGAAATTCTTTGAAGATTCCAAGCAGCTTAACACACCCATGGGAAAAAGTGCGGTGGGGATTTTGATCTTTCAAGATATTGCGGCTATTCCTATGCTTTTAATTTTGACGATTTTAAGCAGTAAAGATTCTGATGTTAGTTTCCTTATCTTAAAAACCCTGATTTCGGCAGGGATTATTTTGATCATTTTATTGTTACCTGGAAAAAAGGGAGCGAATTTGGTTTTGGAACACGCTAAAGACACGCGCTTACCTGAAATTTTTATAGGCACGATTTTAGTGATTGTCTGCAGCGCAGCCGGATTAAGCCATTTTTTTGGGTTTTCTATGTCTTTGGGGGCGTTCATTGCGGGCATGGCGATTTCTAAATCGCGCTATAAAATCAATGTTCAAGAAGAATTTGCCCAATTAAAAAACCTCTTTTTAGCCCTTTTTTTCATTACGATAGGGATGCAAATCAATATTAGCTTCTTTATAGATAAATTCTTTGCAGTCATTTTCTCGCTCATTTTGGTGATGAGCTTTAAGACTTTTATTATTTATGCACTTTTACGCTTTTTTAGAGACGCTAAAACCGCCATAAAAAACGCCCTTTCTTTAGCGCAAATCGGAGAGTTTTCTTTTGTGATTTTCTTAAATTCAGGCACGCGTCAGCTTTTTGACATGCAAGGAAAAGAAGGGGTTTTTGGTCTTTTGCACCAAAAACACATTTTAGACGCCACTCAAAGCGACATCCACCAATTCCTTATTCTTATGGTCGTCTTTTCTATGCTAGCAACCCCTTTTATTTTAAAATACCTAGAGCCCATCGCTCAATTTATTTTATACAAAAACACTCAAGCCAATGAGACGACCAAAAAATAA
- a CDS encoding M3 family oligoendopeptidase has protein sequence MKEQEWDFSALFENKESAEEFLKTLQTEAQEFESAHQNNLKTLDATGFANTLKDYENLLEKISKVMTYAQLLFAKNSKEAKFYSQCGMACTNIQQHLLFFEIEFKNLDTKKQLAFIKKCKDHAFYLNNLIEKKKHTLNLDEEKIALALSPVGVGAFSRLFDEHFSSLKIPFEDQVLSEEEVLALLHNPKRKIRKKSQKAFSKVLEKFRPLLTYILNMVRKDLLIETKLRKYDKKESFRHIDNQISQESVDSMIEIVNANFSLVHRYYHKKAQILGHKLKDYDRYAPLNAESITMTYSHALEETLKALKAFSPEFHKIASKAIKEGWVDSHPKEFKQGGAFSHGAVPSAHPYVLLNYTGNRRDAFTIAHEFGHMIHQELSKKQGVLNMDTPLTTAETASVFSEMLLFEHLKKNLKSDELLFMLAGKLEDIFSTLFRQVVMTNFERRIHEMDEELDTKDFNQIWFEENQRMFEKSVKLTKNYHLWWSYIPHFIHSPFYCYAYSYGQLLTLALYGLYKKSDAKSFVKTYTEFLSLGGSKSPKELVSMFGFDIDSKEFWEIGMQEVRHLLEEFERLIACKKN, from the coding sequence ATGAAAGAGCAAGAATGGGATTTTAGTGCTTTATTTGAGAATAAAGAAAGTGCAGAAGAATTTTTAAAAACCTTACAAACAGAAGCACAAGAATTTGAGAGCGCTCATCAAAATAACCTTAAAACTTTAGACGCTACAGGATTTGCCAACACGCTTAAAGATTATGAAAACTTGTTAGAAAAAATCTCTAAAGTGATGACTTACGCTCAGCTACTCTTTGCTAAAAATTCCAAAGAAGCGAAGTTTTATTCGCAATGCGGAATGGCTTGCACGAATATCCAACAGCATCTCTTATTCTTTGAAATTGAATTTAAGAATTTGGACACTAAAAAACAGCTCGCTTTCATTAAAAAATGCAAAGATCACGCTTTTTATTTGAACAATCTTATTGAAAAGAAAAAACACACCTTGAATTTAGATGAAGAAAAGATCGCCCTAGCCCTTTCGCCTGTGGGAGTGGGTGCATTTAGCCGTCTTTTTGATGAGCATTTTTCTTCTTTAAAAATCCCTTTTGAAGATCAAGTTTTGAGCGAAGAAGAGGTTTTAGCTCTCTTGCACAACCCCAAACGCAAGATCCGTAAAAAATCACAAAAAGCTTTTAGCAAGGTGTTAGAAAAATTCCGCCCTTTGCTCACTTATATTTTAAACATGGTGCGTAAAGATTTGCTCATTGAAACTAAATTGAGAAAATACGACAAAAAGGAGAGTTTCCGCCACATTGACAACCAGATCTCGCAAGAGAGTGTGGATAGCATGATAGAGATTGTGAATGCTAATTTTTCTCTAGTGCATCGTTACTACCACAAAAAAGCACAAATTTTAGGGCATAAGCTCAAAGATTACGACCGCTACGCCCCTTTAAATGCTGAAAGTATCACCATGACTTATTCTCATGCTTTAGAAGAAACACTCAAAGCCCTTAAAGCCTTTAGCCCTGAATTTCATAAAATCGCTTCTAAAGCGATTAAAGAGGGTTGGGTGGATTCACATCCTAAAGAATTTAAGCAAGGCGGTGCTTTTAGCCATGGTGCAGTCCCTAGTGCTCACCCTTATGTGCTATTAAACTACACAGGAAATCGCCGAGACGCTTTCACGATCGCTCATGAATTTGGGCATATGATCCACCAAGAATTGTCTAAAAAACAAGGCGTATTGAACATGGATACACCCCTAACCACCGCAGAAACCGCTTCTGTCTTTTCTGAAATGCTGCTTTTTGAACATTTAAAAAAGAATTTAAAATCTGACGAGCTCCTTTTCATGCTTGCAGGCAAGTTAGAAGATATTTTTTCTACGCTTTTTAGGCAAGTGGTGATGACCAATTTTGAAAGAAGAATCCACGAAATGGATGAAGAATTAGACACCAAAGATTTTAATCAAATCTGGTTTGAAGAAAATCAAAGAATGTTTGAAAAGAGCGTGAAACTCACTAAAAACTACCATTTATGGTGGAGCTATATCCCCCATTTTATCCATTCGCCTTTTTATTGCTACGCTTATAGTTATGGGCAGCTTTTAACTTTAGCGCTTTATGGGCTTTATAAGAAAAGCGATGCTAAAAGTTTTGTTAAAACTTATACGGAGTTTTTAAGTTTAGGAGGGTCAAAAAGCCCTAAAGAATTAGTATCCATGTTTGGCTTTGACATTGATAGCAAAGAATTTTGGGAAATTGGCATGCAAGAGGTACGCCATTTATTAGAAGAATTTGAAAGGCTAATCGCATGCAAAAAGAATTAA
- a CDS encoding DUF5644 domain-containing protein, producing MSVLKLHLKVFRFEAKKDYNPSYESYFLEYQEDQYLLDILKQLKGVSYNENIALKINQIAVFEDAKVSDLVAFFSKEWVLEPLSKRYALKDLVIDEKEVLKNYEDFFKQVPYITKGEKEELEKFIQINFINPQTNPKYLGDGFFLYIKWLMKRYPTEQNRLLEMISNPESGVMNFLSVAHYLYKNDDNIDHEIYELQEMLTNSKIKPWKDFAKNLLSLFQYNSNPPKTPNSPKTCALFNAYAKHLNVHSLLKSAKLYLEKMGQKTIDLPFCYDGGYYGKIISTHDFLKACAYNLALAKANGVSLIFCEEDAYLNILHAKEILDNNPETINSINEDLKKYQLVYEKSVEVVYLNEWVNAFLAWELKSPFDAFLGAEFSRIKKSDHFFNKIHLKSPNFLESFQNYAPLLEANETSGLFQCAHLRYLGIDLGADFLIVHSLGLFHAFENLSPKASKFYKRDNDNTPTLFLSQIALMAMGEKNKQALGLDVHYHKVTFI from the coding sequence ATGAGCGTTTTGAAATTGCATTTAAAAGTCTTTCGTTTTGAAGCCAAAAAAGATTACAACCCTTCTTATGAGTCTTATTTTTTAGAATACCAAGAAGATCAATACCTTTTAGATATTTTAAAACAACTCAAAGGCGTGAGCTATAATGAAAATATCGCGCTTAAGATCAACCAAATTGCGGTGTTTGAAGACGCTAAAGTGAGCGATTTGGTGGCGTTTTTTTCTAAAGAATGGGTGTTAGAGCCTTTGTCTAAACGATACGCTTTAAAAGATTTGGTGATTGATGAAAAGGAAGTTTTAAAAAACTATGAAGATTTTTTCAAACAAGTCCCCTATATCACTAAAGGCGAAAAAGAAGAGTTAGAAAAATTTATTCAAATCAATTTCATCAACCCCCAAACAAACCCCAAGTATTTGGGCGATGGTTTTTTCTTGTATATTAAATGGTTGATGAAGCGCTACCCCACAGAGCAAAACCGATTGTTAGAGATGATTTCTAATCCTGAAAGCGGTGTGATGAATTTTTTAAGCGTGGCACATTACCTCTATAAAAACGATGATAATATTGACCATGAAATCTATGAATTGCAAGAAATGCTCACCAATTCTAAAATCAAGCCATGGAAAGATTTTGCTAAAAATCTTTTAAGCCTTTTTCAATACAACTCTAACCCCCCTAAAACGCCCAACTCTCCCAAAACTTGCGCACTCTTTAACGCTTATGCGAAGCATTTAAACGTGCACTCTCTTTTAAAAAGCGCTAAGCTCTATTTAGAAAAAATGGGGCAAAAAACTATTGATCTGCCTTTTTGTTATGATGGGGGCTATTATGGGAAGATTATTAGCACGCATGACTTTCTTAAAGCTTGCGCGTATAATCTAGCTCTAGCCAAAGCGAATGGCGTTTCGCTTATTTTTTGCGAAGAAGATGCGTATTTAAATATCTTGCATGCTAAAGAAATTTTAGACAACAACCCTGAAACCATCAATTCCATCAACGAAGATTTGAAAAAATACCAACTCGTTTATGAAAAAAGCGTTGAGGTAGTTTATCTTAATGAGTGGGTTAATGCGTTTTTGGCATGGGAATTGAAAAGCCCTTTTGATGCGTTTTTAGGGGCTGAATTTTCTCGCATTAAAAAAAGCGATCATTTTTTCAATAAAATCCATTTAAAAAGCCCTAATTTTTTAGAGTCCTTTCAAAATTACGCCCCCCTTTTAGAAGCCAATGAAACAAGTGGCTTATTCCAATGCGCGCATTTACGCTATTTAGGGATTGATTTAGGGGCGGATTTTTTAATCGTGCATTCTTTAGGGCTTTTTCACGCTTTTGAAAATTTGAGCCCTAAAGCTTCAAAATTTTATAAAAGAGATAATGACAACACCCCTACTTTATTTTTATCTCAAATCGCGCTAATGGCTATGGGGGAAAAAAACAAGCAAGCTCTAGGGCTTGATGTGCATTATCATAAAGTTACTTTCATTTAA
- a CDS encoding membrane protein encodes MNAFLKLALAFLMGGLWYAFNGEGSEMIALGIFILIVFVFFVRPVSFQDPEKREEYIERLKKNHERKIILQNKQKEEQMRFYQAKKERELKQKQDLKEQMKKYS; translated from the coding sequence ATGAACGCTTTTTTAAAACTCGCTCTCGCTTTTTTGATGGGGGGGCTTTGGTATGCTTTCAATGGCGAAGGCTCTGAAATGATCGCTCTAGGAATATTCATATTGATCGTGTTTGTCTTTTTTGTCCGCCCTGTGAGTTTCCAAGACCCAGAAAAACGAGAAGAATACATAGAACGGCTTAAAAAAAACCATGAGAGGAAAATCATCTTGCAAAACAAGCAAAAAGAAGAGCAAATGCGTTTCTATCAAGCCAAAAAAGAGCGAGAGCTCAAGCAAAAACAAGACCTTAAAGAACAAATGAAAAAATACTCATAA
- a CDS encoding TerB family tellurite resistance protein yields MEIILLIVAAIVLFYFYNTLKEYLKNPLNSKAKTEEYDLKDDPYLLVQSSPLDKFKQTQVGAYMRLLKFLDIQKNALDNALRTLFINELERSLNSEQQNLAKELLNEPIDKKENFELLCEEIASHTHGEYTKRLKLVEFLMLLAYADGILDSKEKELFLDVGAFLQIDNHDFNELYDNFERFNAIEIPMSLEDAKNLFEIPKETSTTTQELEKKALDLSALYYHKMNDNKRYNEQEFVSLKKIALASQLLETNLKS; encoded by the coding sequence ATGGAAATCATTTTATTGATTGTTGCAGCGATTGTGTTATTTTATTTTTATAACACTCTCAAAGAATATTTGAAAAACCCCTTAAACTCCAAAGCCAAAACCGAAGAATACGACTTGAAAGATGACCCCTATTTGTTGGTGCAATCTAGCCCCCTAGACAAATTCAAGCAAACCCAAGTTGGCGCATATATGCGTCTTTTAAAGTTTTTAGACATTCAAAAAAACGCTTTGGATAACGCCTTAAGAACACTCTTTATTAATGAATTAGAGCGATCTTTAAACAGTGAGCAGCAAAATTTAGCTAAAGAGCTTCTTAATGAGCCTATAGATAAAAAAGAAAATTTTGAATTATTGTGCGAAGAAATCGCCAGTCACACGCATGGGGAATACACCAAACGCTTGAAATTAGTGGAATTCCTTATGTTACTAGCCTATGCTGATGGGATCTTGGATAGCAAAGAAAAAGAATTGTTTTTAGATGTGGGGGCGTTTTTACAGATAGACAATCACGATTTTAACGAGCTTTATGATAATTTTGAACGCTTTAATGCAATAGAAATCCCTATGTCTTTAGAAGACGCAAAAAATCTTTTTGAAATCCCCAAAGAAACTAGCACCACCACGCAAGAATTAGAGAAAAAAGCTTTGGATTTAAGCGCTCTCTATTACCATAAAATGAATGACAACAAACGCTACAACGAGCAAGAATTTGTCTCTTTGAAAAAAATCGCCCTCGCTTCTCAACTTTTAGAAACAAATTTAAAATCTTAA
- a CDS encoding motility associated factor glycosyltransferase family protein, whose protein sequence is MPFLKALESFDAPFLEKEISKRFRDNLVFFKSYHPNLFNALNTPFKNYQLLFEKNHFNLLHTPTNALSYPKAQMIEIAFNMAHSPLNNPRWSLDNNHLSLNYLKNQNNHKLPLTLKATHAIPNFLNQTQTPCSLGQFLPPTMIYGVLDGLFLAILQAQNYRFHSLYLFEENLDLFKISCYFVRYEDLIIKGAKLFIQGFFNPNELKIDFLKRPVTHSFLKLEIMPYKSAFNARMRENIQNYYKQALRGWGSFEDELLGFKNTLKNLPLYKTLKTKPKKINAPICVVGNGPSLDLLLPFLKENEENCIIFSCGTALKPLKTHGIKVDFQIEVERIDYLKEVLEKAPLKDTPLIGANMLNPNAFFLAKEAFMFMRGGSACAYISPLSVEYAAPFVGNAGVALASLMSDEIYLCALDCAYIKGFKKHAKNSYYENEKEIDTSSLISVEGNFKGYETFSDSLFLLSKERIEEALIYYKPKKVYNLSYGAKIKHAFSVDHSQIKLKNSNKQEAIARIKNMFNSPNNHAKDLKNLQKNLIRFKESFFKSLNTPCQSKQEVFEWVDNLNILCQTTSTKNPTIGILFEGSVAHILQSVLIVSLHVKENELKELIKRSQNTLKQFLKEACLLLQMQLKKP, encoded by the coding sequence ATGCCCTTTTTAAAAGCCCTAGAATCTTTTGATGCACCCTTTTTAGAAAAAGAAATTTCAAAGCGTTTTAGGGATAATTTAGTTTTTTTCAAATCCTATCACCCCAATCTTTTTAACGCTCTCAATACGCCTTTTAAAAATTACCAATTGCTTTTTGAAAAAAACCACTTCAACCTCTTACACACACCCACAAACGCCTTAAGCTACCCTAAAGCTCAGATGATAGAAATCGCTTTTAACATGGCACATAGCCCCTTAAATAATCCCAGATGGTCATTAGACAATAACCACCTCTCTTTAAATTATCTAAAAAATCAAAATAACCACAAACTCCCCCTAACCCTTAAAGCCACGCATGCGATCCCAAACTTTTTAAATCAAACTCAAACGCCTTGCTCTTTGGGGCAATTCTTACCCCCTACGATGATTTATGGCGTTTTAGATGGGTTGTTTTTAGCCATTTTACAAGCTCAAAATTACCGCTTCCATTCGCTTTATTTGTTTGAAGAAAATTTAGATTTGTTTAAGATCAGTTGCTATTTTGTGCGTTATGAAGATTTGATTATCAAAGGGGCTAAACTCTTTATTCAAGGGTTTTTTAACCCTAATGAATTGAAAATTGATTTTTTGAAACGCCCTGTTACGCATTCTTTTTTGAAACTAGAAATCATGCCCTATAAAAGCGCTTTTAATGCGCGTATGCGAGAAAATATTCAAAATTATTACAAACAAGCCTTAAGGGGTTGGGGGAGTTTTGAAGATGAATTGCTAGGGTTTAAAAACACGCTTAAAAACTTGCCCCTATACAAAACCCTAAAAACTAAACCCAAAAAGATTAACGCCCCCATTTGCGTGGTGGGTAATGGGCCAAGTTTGGATTTACTTTTGCCTTTTTTAAAAGAAAATGAAGAAAATTGCATCATTTTTTCATGCGGAACCGCTTTAAAGCCTTTAAAAACGCATGGCATTAAAGTGGATTTTCAAATAGAAGTGGAGCGCATTGATTATCTTAAAGAGGTTTTAGAAAAAGCCCCCCTAAAAGACACCCCTTTAATAGGGGCTAACATGCTCAATCCTAACGCCTTTTTTTTAGCTAAAGAAGCGTTTATGTTTATGCGTGGGGGGAGCGCTTGTGCGTATATAAGCCCTTTAAGTGTAGAATATGCAGCACCTTTTGTGGGCAATGCTGGGGTGGCTTTAGCGAGTTTAATGAGCGATGAAATCTATTTGTGCGCTTTAGATTGCGCTTATATCAAAGGGTTTAAAAAACACGCTAAAAATTCCTATTATGAAAATGAAAAAGAAATTGACACTTCATCTTTAATAAGCGTGGAGGGTAATTTTAAAGGTTATGAAACTTTTAGCGACTCGCTCTTTTTGCTCTCTAAAGAAAGGATTGAAGAAGCCCTTATTTATTATAAGCCTAAAAAAGTCTACAACCTAAGCTATGGGGCTAAAATCAAGCATGCCTTTAGCGTTGATCACTCTCAAATCAAATTAAAAAATTCCAACAAACAAGAAGCTATCGCTCGCATTAAAAACATGTTTAATTCCCCAAATAACCATGCTAAAGATTTAAAAAATTTACAAAAAAATCTTATTCGTTTTAAAGAAAGTTTTTTTAAATCTTTAAATACGCCCTGCCAAAGCAAACAAGAAGTGTTTGAATGGGTGGATAATTTGAATATATTATGTCAAACAACCAGCACTAAAAACCCCACCATAGGCATTTTATTTGAAGGGAGTGTGGCGCATATCTTACAAAGCGTTTTAATCGTTTCATTGCATGTCAAAGAAAATGAGCTTAAAGAATTGATCAAACGCTCTCAAAACACTTTAAAACAATTCCTTAAAGAAGCTTGTTTGTTATTGCAAATGCAACTCAAAAAGCCATGA